In Lactococcus protaetiae, the genomic window TTGCATAATGATTGCTATTTTTTCAAAAATAGTATATTTTGGAATTAATAAAAAATCAATAATCAAGCTAAGGAAGAGTGATGAAAAATAAAAAGTGGATTATTTCATTAATCATTTGTTGCTTACTGGGTTCTCTTGTTTACTCTGAACCTGTTTTTTCACAGATGAATACCGCACCCCGAAAAGCTGTGCAAATCAAACCATCCACACGAAAAGTTGGAAAAGGTGGCCAAACAGGAGGTTTGCTTCAAACCTTGTTGCCCCATGCGCTTCCTTCTAATCAGCTACAATCCACGACAACTCAAGATTCTTTAGGGTCTTCTGGAACGACAGATAATCTCCCCGAAACAACAACATCCAGTTCAAGCCCTATCGTGAGCAGTAGCAGTTTGCCAGTCTCATATAATCTGTTAAACGAAAATTTAAAAGCCCTTCAAAAGCAACTCCCGTCTTGAATCAGGGTATTCAAAATATTTGTTGGAGTTTTACAGGGACAGACACTATTGCCACAAGTAGCCTTTCGCAACTAGGAACAACGCCTAGCTTATCACCTGTTTATTATGATTATCTATCTGCTGATGCCTTTACAGATACAATAAATCCTTTAGCTATCATGCTCAACAATGGACTAAGACAGCTATCAACAGACGGTAATACATTGGACTATGTCCCGATGATGAGTGTACAAGGTTATGATCCAGTAACTGCGGCAAGTTTACCGCAACCTCAGCCAGTAGCTACTGCGAAAGATCAAAAGATGAGTCAGATTGCATTTAATCAATTGACTAAAGCAAATGTCCATGTCAGCGACAGCTATAAACTTAATGGGTTTGCTCCTAATCAATTGCCAGCAAGTTCTAGTGCAATAATGAATCGAGTCAATCAAATTAAGCAACTTGTTTATCAATATGGCGCAGTACAGTTTGGACTTGAAGCTGAAATTTCGCTTGATAGTCCTTATTATGATTCACAAAACAATGCTTCTTATGTGCCTTATTCAGCGGCTACAGCAGGAAGTGAGTTGGTTACAACTTATGATAATCAAGAATACTTGAATCAAGACCATGAACTACAGATTGTTGGCTATGATGACAATTACTCTGCTAATAATTTTACTCAAAGTCCAGGAATGAATGGTGCTTTTGTAGTGAAAAACACTTGGGGAACTAGTTTTGGGATTGGAGGATATTTTTATCTCTCTTATGCCGATATCTATGTTGCAGGTTCTGAAATTTATGCGGACGAAGTCGCGACAACACAATCTGGAGAAAAAACATACAGTGCAACCAACATTTCGCCTGAAGCATCGGGTTATTATTACCAACTCTCAGAAAGTTCAAAAATTGTTAACACTATTTTTGCAAATACTTATACGAGTCAAACTGTGGGTACCAATCAAGTAGAACAATTGAACTCTATCTCGGCTTATATGGACCAAGCTGGCGTGAGTGTAGAACTACTCTATAAAACAGGCGCGGCTAATTCTGGTACTTATACACAATTAGGAACTTATACCTTTACAGATGCGGGTTATCAGACAATTCCGCTAAGCAATGCCATTTCACTTCCAAATAATACTACATATACGGTTGCGATACAGATTCTTAGCTTACCTTCATCTTGCACCACGCTTAATGTGCCAGTACAGTGTAAAAGTGATGGTTCAACGGGTTTATATCCTGTCATGACAACAGGAAATTCGTGGTCTAAATATAGCGGAAGCTGGACGAACTTGAGTAGTACAGAGCGTGCAAATTTGTATTTGGGAGCGAATACGGATGTTGAGCCATTACAATCACCCTCAGTTTCTTATGAAACCCAAGTACAAACATATGGCTGGGTCTCTCCCACTTACAATGGTCAAACCAATGGAACAACTGGGCTTGCGCTTAGGGCTGAAGCGCTGAAAGCCTCTCTTCTTAATCTTCCCTCCAACCTCTCAGGTAATATTCAATATCAAGCCTATGTTCAAGGAATGGGCTGGCAAAGCACCACGGCCACAAATGGTGCAATCGCTGGAACCGTCGGACAAGCCAAGCGCATGGAAGCATTTAGAATGCAACTCACTGGATCTATCGCTAGTCAATACGACGTTTATTACCGTGCCTACGTCCAAAATATCGGCTGGCTCGGTTGGGCCAAGAATTGGCAGACTGCAGGGACTTCTGGAATGTCCTATCGGATAGAGGCAGTACAGATCCAACTTGTTGCTAAAGGAAGTGCTGCACCCTCTAATGACTCAGTTGCTTTTTCATATTTGACTACTCCAACCGTAAACTATAGCGCTCATGTTCAAAATATTGGCTGGCAAGCCCCAGTCGTAAATGGCGCTTTATCAGGAACAACAGGGAAGTCACTTAGGATGGAAGCCTTGAAGGTAGAACTTCAAAATATTGCTTCAGGAGTAACAGGTGGAATAACCTATCGTAGTCAATCTCAAAAAATTGGTTGGCAAGCATGGGTATCTGACAATAGTATTTCTGGAACAACAGGACAGGGCCTGAGAGATGAAGCCATAGAGTTAAAACTTACAGGTGGACTCTCAAACTATTTCAATGTTTATTACCGTGCTCATGTTCAAAGTATCGGTTGGCAAGCGTGGGTATCTAATGGGGCAACCGCTGGAACAGTAGGTAAAGGACTTCGGATGGAGGCTTTGGAGATAAAGATTGTTCCTAAAGCTAATCCCGCACCTTAATTGTTGAGTACCATTGATACGTAGAGGGTGTTGGAGAGCTATACAATAATATTGCTTTTATGATATAATATTAAAGAAAAAATCAAGACA contains:
- a CDS encoding lectin like domain-containing protein → MNQGIQNICWSFTGTDTIATSSLSQLGTTPSLSPVYYDYLSADAFTDTINPLAIMLNNGLRQLSTDGNTLDYVPMMSVQGYDPVTAASLPQPQPVATAKDQKMSQIAFNQLTKANVHVSDSYKLNGFAPNQLPASSSAIMNRVNQIKQLVYQYGAVQFGLEAEISLDSPYYDSQNNASYVPYSAATAGSELVTTYDNQEYLNQDHELQIVGYDDNYSANNFTQSPGMNGAFVVKNTWGTSFGIGGYFYLSYADIYVAGSEIYADEVATTQSGEKTYSATNISPEASGYYYQLSESSKIVNTIFANTYTSQTVGTNQVEQLNSISAYMDQAGVSVELLYKTGAANSGTYTQLGTYTFTDAGYQTIPLSNAISLPNNTTYTVAIQILSLPSSCTTLNVPVQCKSDGSTGLYPVMTTGNSWSKYSGSWTNLSSTERANLYLGANTDVEPLQSPSVSYETQVQTYGWVSPTYNGQTNGTTGLALRAEALKASLLNLPSNLSGNIQYQAYVQGMGWQSTTATNGAIAGTVGQAKRMEAFRMQLTGSIASQYDVYYRAYVQNIGWLGWAKNWQTAGTSGMSYRIEAVQIQLVAKGSAAPSNDSVAFSYLTTPTVNYSAHVQNIGWQAPVVNGALSGTTGKSLRMEALKVELQNIASGVTGGITYRSQSQKIGWQAWVSDNSISGTTGQGLRDEAIELKLTGGLSNYFNVYYRAHVQSIGWQAWVSNGATAGTVGKGLRMEALEIKIVPKANPAP